One region of Pongo pygmaeus isolate AG05252 chromosome 21, NHGRI_mPonPyg2-v2.0_pri, whole genome shotgun sequence genomic DNA includes:
- the UBE2C gene encoding ubiquitin-conjugating enzyme E2 C isoform X2, translating into MASQNRDPAATSVAAARKGAEPSGGAARGPVGKRLQQELMTLMAVGSIRTSSTVCLLSAPRETQDSSKPFAWGLGWDMRLLLELTLRLFLQMPEPNIDSPLNTHAAELWKNPTAFKKYLQETYSKQVTSQEP; encoded by the exons ATGGCTTCCCAAAACCGCGACCCAGCCGCCACTAGCGTCGCCGCCGCCCGTAAAGGAGCTGAGCCCAGCGGGGGCGCCGCCCGGGGTCCCGTGGGCAAAAG GCTACAGCAGGAGCTGATGACCCTCATG gcagtggGGAGTATCAGAACCAGCTCAACAGTTTGTCTACTGTCTGCTCCCAGAGAAACTCAAGATTCTAGCAAGCCCTTTGCGTGGGGCTTGGGTTGGGATATGAGGCTGCTGCTGGAGCTTACTCTGCGTCTGTTTCTCCAAATGCCAG AACCCAACATTGATAGTCCCTTGAACACGCATGCTGCCGAGCTCTGGAAAAACCCCACAG CTTTTAAGAAGTACCTGCAAGAAACCTACTCAAAGCAGGTCACCAGCCAGGAGCCCTGA
- the UBE2C gene encoding ubiquitin-conjugating enzyme E2 C isoform X1: MASQNRDPAATSVAAARKGAEPSGGAARGPVGKRLQQELMTLMMSGDKGISAFPESDNLFKWVGTIHGAAGTVYEDLRYKLSLEFPSGYPYNAPTVKFLTPCYHPNVDTQGNICLDILKEKWSALYDVRTILLSIQSLLGEPNIDSPLNTHAAELWKNPTAFKKYLQETYSKQVTSQEP, translated from the exons ATGGCTTCCCAAAACCGCGACCCAGCCGCCACTAGCGTCGCCGCCGCCCGTAAAGGAGCTGAGCCCAGCGGGGGCGCCGCCCGGGGTCCCGTGGGCAAAAG GCTACAGCAGGAGCTGATGACCCTCATG ATGTCTGGCGATAAAGGGATTTCTGCCTTCCCTGAATCAGACAACCTTTTCAAATGGGTAGGGACCATCCATGGAGCAGCTGGAACA GTATATGAAGACCTGAGGTATAAGCTCTCGCTAGAGTTCCCCAGTGGCTACCCTTACAATGCGCCCACGGTGAAGTTCCTCACGCCCTGCTATCACCCCAACGTGGACACCCAGGGTAACATATGCCTGGACATCCTGAAGGAAAAGTGGTCTGCCCTGTATGACGTCAGGACCATTCTGCTGTCCATCCAGAGCCTTCTAGGAG AACCCAACATTGATAGTCCCTTGAACACGCATGCTGCCGAGCTCTGGAAAAACCCCACAG CTTTTAAGAAGTACCTGCAAGAAACCTACTCAAAGCAGGTCACCAGCCAGGAGCCCTGA